The Colletes latitarsis isolate SP2378_abdomen chromosome 1, iyColLati1, whole genome shotgun sequence genome has a segment encoding these proteins:
- the LOC143343506 gene encoding uncharacterized protein LOC143343506 — MKAKIKEKTTNEDKPSYEELLKMISNLNNTIAELSKQLSEERKIRETKEAAKPRLPETKAPLEKPVTSAAVPEDVAMLDASERDNGDWSTVPTKRKTIHTSALGNKGKRIATPSTSQQVQAVAHTQPTLPKKKPRFTDETANLFPANVSTSPTDFNRAPSTLHCSSIYL, encoded by the exons ATGAAGGCGAAAATAAAGGAAAAAACCACCAACGAGGACAAGCCTTCATACGAGGAGTTGCTTAAAATGATTAGCAACCTAAATAACACCATTGCCGAGCTCTCCAAGCAACTCTCAGAAGAGAGAAAAATCAGGGAAACGAAGGAAGCAGCCAAACCAAGGTTGCCAGAGACAAAGGCGCCCCTGGAAAAACCAGTGACGTCAGCGGCCGTACCTGAGGACGTCGCCATGTTGGACGCATCGGAACGAGACAATGGCGACTGGAGCACAGTCCCAACAAAGAGGAAGACCATACACACCAGCGCCTTGGGAAACAAAGGAAAGAGGATCGCCACCCCTTCGACCAGCCAGCAGGTACAAGCCGTAGCACATACCCAGCCGACTTTACCGAAGAAGAAGCCAAGGTTCACAGACGAG ACGGCGAATTTATTTCCAGCAAACGTTTCAACATCACCAACGGACTTCAACAGGGCACCGTCAACTCTCCACTGCTCTTCAATATATTTATAA